In Desulfovibrio sp., the following are encoded in one genomic region:
- a CDS encoding Nif3-like dinuclear metal center hexameric protein has product MNISDLFGLIEQAAPPHMAASWDRCGVQVAAAPTSADKLAVALDPTPEVLKKALGWGAQVVLTHHPLGKTPRLPDRLDPHHEVLRLLLTHGAWLYAAHTSLDCAPAGPAAWLADELNLSNRRIVDPQGVTPRIMGIFKEVAMDGFDALEFPDHLDVDRLHFDRDALRHAPQAFSCPEPQWPAMAKILRDCPDVSGMAGAVRLAEPSEPFGYGIIGDLPEPASMETFLEAFWRAVPRSFVTLVGNAPATVRTVAYCTGSGASAAEKAFAKGADVYITGDVTHHAALDVRHLGLTIDAGHRVLEEEMMRRMAKHLADSTSDAGLTVRFFESPDPMRAILRP; this is encoded by the coding sequence ATGAACATAAGCGACCTCTTTGGCCTGATCGAGCAGGCCGCTCCGCCACATATGGCAGCAAGCTGGGACCGTTGCGGCGTGCAGGTGGCTGCCGCCCCCACGAGTGCCGACAAGCTGGCCGTGGCTCTCGACCCCACCCCCGAGGTCTTGAAAAAGGCTCTTGGCTGGGGCGCCCAGGTGGTGCTCACCCATCATCCGCTGGGCAAAACCCCGCGCCTGCCCGACCGGCTGGACCCTCACCACGAGGTTCTGCGTCTTCTCTTGACCCACGGCGCCTGGCTCTACGCGGCCCACACCTCCCTGGACTGCGCCCCGGCGGGCCCCGCGGCCTGGCTTGCCGACGAGCTCAATCTTTCCAACCGCCGCATTGTCGATCCTCAAGGGGTTACGCCGCGCATCATGGGCATCTTCAAGGAAGTGGCCATGGACGGGTTCGACGCCCTGGAATTTCCCGACCATCTCGACGTGGACCGCCTGCACTTCGACCGGGACGCCCTGCGCCACGCTCCCCAGGCTTTTTCCTGCCCCGAGCCCCAATGGCCGGCAATGGCGAAGATCCTGCGGGACTGTCCCGACGTTTCGGGAATGGCGGGCGCGGTCCGTCTGGCCGAGCCTTCTGAACCTTTCGGCTACGGCATCATCGGCGATCTTCCCGAGCCCGCGTCCATGGAAACCTTCCTCGAGGCATTCTGGCGGGCTGTTCCGCGTTCCTTTGTCACCCTTGTGGGCAACGCCCCCGCCACTGTCCGGACAGTGGCCTATTGCACTGGGTCCGGAGCGTCCGCGGCCGAAAAGGCTTTCGCCAAAGGCGCGGACGTCTACATCACCGGCGACGTCACGCACCACGCGGCCCTGGATGTTCGCCATCTGGGCCTTACCATCGACGCCGGGCACCGCGTTCTCGAAGAGGAAATGATGCGCCGCATGGCCAAGCACTTGGCCGACTCAACCAGCGACGCGGGGCTTACCGTGCGTTTCTTCGAAAGCCCGGACCCCATGCGGGCCATCTTGCGGCCCTAG
- a CDS encoding ABC transporter permease, producing the protein MPTVHRSDVFTRVKDLLALLPGFGPATGGCPAEYRSASGRVLRLSLYSLNSLKAHGLRSIFSVISIALGVASVTITKAVVDGADARLEEFVEWFGADAAFITGGDIYAQLSQRKLTLTRGDVEAVVDQLPGVRMVTSGRNIRSVSVSREAKAYETQVLVGSSPPFCQSWNWDLEEGEDITGADAAVSRKVCLLGETVSRELFGNDSPVGQTVTIGKHIFTVKGRLAVRGFSSGQTNMDDRVIIPLSTLTRYFNQDPKYVNGLRIRFHDANAIAENLENLRGLLRHRHGIRPEFPDDFSIVSSSEIIRFLKVLKHGIGIFLGAFSAVTLAVGGIVLANLTYVVIDQRKQEIGILMAVGARRRDILVQFMSEIAFLCLAGAVSGMVLSLAATAWINHVQVFTVSFSPSVWVVGLLGASVVAFVFGLAPAMSAAKMDPVQSLSEG; encoded by the coding sequence ATGCCCACCGTGCATCGCAGTGACGTTTTCACACGCGTGAAGGATCTTCTTGCCTTGTTGCCGGGATTTGGTCCTGCAACAGGCGGCTGTCCTGCGGAGTATCGCTCGGCCTCCGGGCGGGTCCTCCGGCTTAGCCTCTATTCCCTGAACAGCCTCAAGGCCCATGGCCTGCGCAGCATCTTCTCGGTGATCTCCATAGCCCTGGGCGTGGCAAGCGTCACGATCACCAAGGCGGTCGTGGACGGCGCGGACGCCAGGCTCGAGGAGTTCGTCGAATGGTTCGGCGCGGACGCCGCGTTCATCACCGGCGGGGATATCTACGCTCAACTCAGCCAGAGAAAGCTCACCCTCACCCGGGGGGATGTGGAAGCCGTCGTCGATCAGTTGCCGGGGGTGCGTATGGTCACGTCCGGGCGCAACATCCGGTCCGTGAGCGTAAGCCGGGAGGCAAAGGCGTATGAAACCCAGGTGCTGGTCGGGAGCTCGCCGCCATTCTGCCAATCCTGGAATTGGGATCTCGAGGAAGGCGAGGACATCACCGGAGCCGACGCTGCGGTCAGCCGGAAGGTCTGCCTCCTGGGCGAAACCGTGAGCCGTGAGCTTTTCGGCAACGATTCGCCGGTGGGGCAGACCGTGACCATTGGCAAACACATCTTCACCGTGAAAGGCAGGCTGGCTGTCAGGGGCTTTTCTTCCGGGCAGACCAACATGGACGACAGGGTGATAATACCTCTGAGCACCCTGACCAGATACTTCAACCAGGACCCGAAATACGTCAACGGCCTGCGGATCCGCTTCCACGACGCCAACGCCATAGCGGAGAATCTGGAGAATCTTCGCGGTCTATTGCGCCATCGCCACGGCATTCGCCCGGAATTCCCGGACGATTTCAGCATCGTCTCCTCAAGCGAGATCATACGCTTCCTCAAGGTGCTCAAGCACGGCATCGGCATATTCCTCGGAGCGTTTTCCGCCGTCACCTTGGCGGTCGGTGGGATCGTGCTGGCAAATTTGACCTATGTGGTCATCGATCAGCGCAAGCAGGAGATAGGCATCCTCATGGCCGTTGGCGCACGCAGGCGCGACATCCTCGTGCAGTTCATGTCCGAGATCGCGTTTCTCTGCCTTGCCGGAGCGGTTTCCGGCATGGTGCTGAGCCTGGCCGCCACGGCCTGGATCAATCACGTACAGGTGTTCACGGTCTCATTTTCCCCGTCGGTCTGGGTGGTGGGGCTTTTAGGGGCGAGCGTTGTGGCGTTTGTTTTCGGGCTGGCTCCGGCCATGTCCGCTGCAAAGATGGACCCCGTCCAATCGTTGAGCGAGGGGTGA
- a CDS encoding NAD(P)/FAD-dependent oxidoreductase, with protein sequence MEEIQCLIIGGGPAGLSAAIYTSRAGMDTLVIGCDPKVAGDYEIDNYFGFETTITGKELIEKGRRQAARFGTDIRCEKVLGVHHGDLGGFHIKTDHGEYHACAVILATGVSRARPKIPGIGDYEGKGVSYCVSCDGYFYRGKPVVVAGEGVFAANQALELTNFTPDVTICTLGKKPTIPAEFQERLSALGVRIVTENITALSGSPGLESVTFSESGEHTAQGLFIALGEASSTDFAYTLGVARNGNFIEVDTEMKTNIDGVFAAGDCTGGFLQIAVAVGEGALAGKSAITWLKSKCPKT encoded by the coding sequence ATGGAAGAGATACAGTGCCTGATCATCGGCGGAGGTCCGGCCGGGCTGTCCGCCGCCATATACACGTCCCGGGCCGGGATGGACACGCTGGTCATCGGGTGCGACCCCAAGGTCGCGGGCGACTACGAGATAGACAACTATTTCGGGTTCGAAACCACCATCACCGGCAAGGAGCTCATCGAAAAGGGCCGCCGCCAGGCCGCTCGCTTCGGAACGGACATCCGCTGCGAAAAGGTGCTGGGCGTGCACCACGGGGACTTGGGCGGCTTCCACATCAAAACCGACCACGGTGAGTACCACGCCTGCGCGGTGATACTGGCCACCGGGGTAAGCCGGGCCCGGCCGAAGATACCGGGCATCGGCGACTACGAAGGCAAGGGGGTGTCCTACTGCGTTTCCTGCGACGGGTATTTCTACAGGGGCAAGCCCGTCGTGGTGGCCGGAGAGGGCGTCTTCGCGGCCAACCAGGCCCTGGAGCTGACCAACTTCACCCCGGACGTGACCATCTGCACCCTGGGCAAAAAGCCGACCATCCCGGCCGAGTTCCAGGAACGCTTAAGCGCCCTGGGAGTTCGCATCGTAACCGAAAACATAACCGCCCTTTCCGGCTCGCCGGGCCTTGAATCCGTCACCTTTTCCGAAAGCGGCGAGCATACGGCACAGGGTCTTTTCATCGCCCTTGGCGAAGCCTCGTCCACCGACTTCGCCTACACCCTGGGCGTGGCGCGCAACGGCAATTTCATCGAAGTCGATACCGAGATGAAAACCAACATCGACGGCGTGTTCGCAGCCGGGGACTGCACAGGCGGATTTTTACAGATCGCCGTGGCGGTCGGCGAAGGCGCCCTGGCCGGGAAATCCGCAATCACCTGGCTCAAATCGAAATGCCCGAAGACCTGA
- a CDS encoding cysteine--tRNA ligase, with translation MQLYNTLSRSKETFTPLTEGKVNMYVCGITAYDYCHIGHARSAVVFDVLVRYLRSKGLEVRFARNFTDVDDKIIKRAQEEKSTSEAVSEKYIGAFYEDMDKLGILRADMEPKATQYIGEMIKLAQHLIATGYAYATPSGDVYFRVRAFKPYGKLSGRNLEELQSGARVAPGEEKEDPLDFALWKAAKPGEPTWESPWGPGRPGWHLECSAMSEDLLGLPLDIHGGGQDLIFPHHENEIAQTEAAAGKDFSRFWVHNGFVQINSEKMSKSLGNFVTIRDIFGYCLPEVLRFFLVTSHYRSPLDYSTDALDEAEKAIKRIYSALAQLDETLAGTKWSASPAPKELLDELAALESGFDQAMEDDLNTAAALGHIFGMVRLAGRVMEDKGLRKSQGGKDMLERIRAGFRRYSEILGVFATPAAQFLLSLRDKKASRKGLDAQKVQALLIARQEARKNKDFPESDRIRDELAAMGVEVKDTPAGAVWDVA, from the coding sequence ATGCAGCTCTATAATACTCTTTCACGCTCCAAAGAAACGTTCACCCCCCTCACAGAGGGCAAAGTGAACATGTACGTCTGCGGCATCACCGCCTACGACTACTGCCACATCGGCCACGCCCGCTCGGCCGTGGTGTTCGACGTTCTGGTGCGTTATCTGCGCTCCAAGGGCCTGGAGGTCCGGTTCGCCCGCAACTTCACCGACGTTGACGACAAGATCATAAAGCGCGCCCAGGAAGAGAAGTCCACGTCCGAGGCCGTGTCCGAAAAATACATTGGCGCCTTCTACGAGGACATGGACAAGCTTGGCATCCTGCGCGCCGACATGGAACCCAAGGCCACCCAGTACATCGGCGAAATGATCAAGCTGGCCCAGCACCTCATCGCAACCGGCTATGCCTACGCCACCCCCTCAGGCGACGTGTATTTCCGCGTCCGGGCCTTCAAGCCCTACGGGAAGCTCTCCGGGCGAAACCTGGAGGAGCTCCAGTCCGGAGCGCGCGTGGCCCCGGGCGAGGAAAAGGAAGACCCGCTCGATTTCGCCCTGTGGAAGGCGGCCAAGCCCGGCGAGCCCACCTGGGAGAGCCCCTGGGGGCCGGGCCGTCCAGGCTGGCATCTGGAATGCTCGGCCATGAGCGAAGACCTCCTGGGCCTGCCCCTGGACATCCACGGCGGCGGCCAGGACCTCATCTTCCCCCACCACGAAAACGAGATCGCCCAGACCGAAGCCGCTGCGGGCAAGGATTTCTCGCGCTTCTGGGTCCACAACGGCTTCGTGCAGATAAACTCCGAGAAGATGTCCAAGTCGCTTGGCAACTTCGTCACCATCCGCGACATCTTCGGCTATTGCCTGCCCGAAGTGCTGCGCTTCTTTCTGGTCACCTCGCACTACCGTTCGCCCCTGGACTACTCCACAGACGCCCTGGACGAGGCCGAAAAGGCCATCAAGCGCATCTACTCGGCCCTGGCCCAATTGGACGAGACCCTGGCCGGGACCAAGTGGTCCGCCTCGCCCGCTCCCAAGGAGCTTCTGGACGAACTCGCGGCCCTCGAATCCGGCTTCGACCAGGCCATGGAAGACGACCTGAACACCGCCGCCGCATTGGGGCACATTTTCGGAATGGTCAGGCTGGCCGGGCGGGTCATGGAAGACAAGGGGCTGCGCAAGAGCCAGGGTGGAAAGGACATGCTTGAGCGCATCCGGGCCGGTTTCAGGCGCTACTCGGAGATACTGGGCGTGTTCGCCACTCCTGCGGCCCAGTTCCTGCTCTCGCTTCGCGACAAGAAGGCCTCCCGCAAGGGGCTCGACGCGCAGAAGGTCCAGGCGCTCCTCATTGCCCGCCAGGAAGCCCGCAAGAACAAGGACTTCCCCGAGTCCGACAGAATACGCGACGAACTGGCCGCCATGGGCGTGGAGGTGAAGGACACCCCTGCCGGAGCGGTGTGGGACGTGGCCTAA
- a CDS encoding sulfotransferase, which translates to MKTQYPNFISKVLLSGGFSSQFAFPIVSTAFGAKVFELVEKCLPQPENMPEVRAPIFVIGLPRTGSTWLQTLLCSHPDLGYFTHWMHHFRKTIRGAYAVSDFLKLDAWGERFIGDSVVNSLHGASEGLAFWGEWFSQDPACLLYDEFRMDDLDAATIEEIRSTIATALAQFPGQRRFFCKNPGFIPYSPVLAELFPDAYFIHLVRDPRPTANSMVKLWQRCDSQLRSIRASGKKMAMNLESFVPYPRLPRLAEYVDRFGAGNVRTTARLWRDSLLYMGEKGDRLPNLLTVRFESILADPQGCVNRILEFCGLEPFAPGNAAFASLCAKTGHVSHVNTYGEFGLISEVCHQTMTLLGYDPDSPAGGCVAARQVPAPREYFGEIL; encoded by the coding sequence GTGAAGACGCAATACCCTAACTTCATTTCGAAAGTACTCTTGAGCGGCGGGTTTTCCAGCCAGTTCGCTTTTCCCATAGTCTCCACCGCCTTTGGCGCAAAGGTTTTCGAGCTGGTCGAAAAGTGTCTTCCACAACCGGAAAACATGCCCGAGGTGCGCGCGCCGATCTTCGTCATCGGCCTGCCAAGAACCGGTTCCACATGGCTGCAAACGCTTCTGTGTTCGCATCCGGACCTGGGATACTTCACGCACTGGATGCATCATTTTCGGAAAACCATCAGAGGCGCCTATGCAGTAAGCGACTTTCTGAAACTCGATGCCTGGGGGGAGCGGTTCATAGGAGATTCCGTGGTCAACTCGCTGCACGGAGCGTCCGAAGGGCTGGCCTTCTGGGGGGAGTGGTTCAGCCAGGACCCCGCATGCCTTCTTTATGACGAGTTTCGGATGGATGACCTGGACGCCGCCACCATTGAAGAGATTCGTTCGACCATTGCAACCGCTCTGGCCCAATTTCCGGGTCAAAGACGGTTCTTCTGCAAGAACCCGGGGTTCATACCGTATTCCCCGGTGCTCGCGGAGCTTTTTCCGGACGCCTACTTCATCCATCTGGTCCGCGATCCGAGGCCCACGGCCAATTCCATGGTCAAGCTCTGGCAGCGCTGCGACTCTCAATTGCGTTCGATTCGCGCCTCTGGTAAAAAAATGGCAATGAATCTGGAAAGTTTCGTTCCCTATCCCAGACTGCCGCGGCTGGCCGAGTACGTCGACCGGTTCGGTGCGGGAAACGTGCGGACCACGGCCCGGTTGTGGCGGGATTCGCTCCTTTACATGGGTGAGAAGGGCGACCGGCTGCCCAACCTTTTGACAGTTCGATTCGAGTCGATCCTGGCCGATCCCCAGGGGTGCGTGAACCGCATTCTGGAATTTTGCGGACTTGAACCATTCGCACCCGGGAATGCGGCCTTTGCCTCCCTCTGCGCCAAGACCGGGCATGTTTCCCATGTGAACACCTACGGGGAATTCGGGCTCATCTCGGAAGTTTGCCACCAGACCATGACCCTTCTCGGCTACGACCCGGACTCGCCAGCGGGAGGATGTGTCGCCGCGCGGCAGGTGCCCGCCCCCAGGGAGTATTTCGGAGAGATTCTGTGA
- a CDS encoding Rossmann fold nucleotide-binding protein, with amino-acid sequence MKQAPFVTGDGQLVEASVIHFNQDLAAPQLFGTWRLNHVSDALRGLVRDIAEQSKSQARSLDHYLDISGRSGHSRIGIDIHLGDGDPVVSDKHRSIELPVVVTALNRHLAESLTDLQALTLRAPVDIGRLFVPLGDHLGREDVLAALEREELLLPEHHDISPHGVVELPLENVRYIISQRLISIPNNFSEMIVRGKHGLSMFQQPAPSGLPEELGPKEFLVSAIRISLGPYTAFISRHLSHPTVFHLASRLLDGVRTTGMGTLRQAEIYNRGDDSVSCKDLRVRIKLYPADERVASISSRVLKPGKATAILGRGVDFAEITDIFNPEACNALFDEISAAPGRGGLYGRIMMPGRIVNIPWEQEDMRWIPEFQWRLVYECARGNVPESVLADEEIPKRFRSFLQDLKYVGGDQSLSKVFVCDSLPPVDALRVLKRNGVGVVLIKSINMRDADNGGKPEYYVDQSSYEEITRLWREGMRFYMVFESNGHCHVREFKNGFWVTSEGKERISRLHTTVAFFGSVVDELKPILLPQLEEFFAALAGDERLGQGLAVAHGSGPGVMKAVDDAAARYGIYRIGVGIDGEKIGQETNFSPEAVVQFVNIALNTRQDILDRRSLFKVFNIGGYGTCYEINMALTFMKIGHCLPAPYVFVDPMGLGGDGGHLWRKAIEQFQELSSAHSAGQAEIPPLGPMWVVNCCHLVKSYPEALAVIKSFLDDPAAYWKTAGIELAKVEAARDNLARAGLVIPPYIDRALELAGIQG; translated from the coding sequence ATGAAACAAGCTCCTTTTGTCACCGGCGACGGGCAGCTGGTCGAGGCCAGCGTCATCCATTTCAATCAGGATCTGGCCGCGCCGCAGCTCTTCGGCACCTGGCGTCTGAACCACGTTTCGGACGCGCTGCGAGGGCTTGTTCGCGATATCGCCGAGCAGTCCAAGAGCCAGGCCCGCTCCCTGGACCATTACCTGGACATAAGCGGCCGCAGCGGCCATTCGCGCATCGGCATAGACATCCACCTGGGCGACGGCGATCCCGTGGTGTCGGACAAGCACAGGTCCATCGAACTCCCGGTGGTGGTCACAGCCCTCAACAGGCACCTGGCCGAGTCGCTGACGGACCTGCAGGCCCTGACCCTGCGCGCCCCAGTGGACATCGGCAGGCTCTTCGTGCCCCTGGGGGACCATCTCGGGCGCGAGGACGTCCTGGCCGCGCTTGAACGCGAAGAGCTGCTTCTTCCCGAGCACCACGACATAAGCCCCCACGGGGTGGTGGAGCTTCCCCTGGAGAACGTGCGCTACATCATTTCCCAGCGCCTCATCTCCATTCCCAACAACTTTTCCGAGATGATCGTTCGCGGCAAGCACGGCCTCTCCATGTTCCAGCAGCCAGCCCCGTCAGGCCTGCCGGAGGAGCTTGGCCCCAAGGAGTTTCTGGTCAGCGCCATACGCATTTCCCTTGGCCCGTACACGGCGTTCATCTCGCGGCATCTCAGCCACCCGACGGTGTTCCATCTGGCGTCGAGGCTTTTGGACGGGGTGCGCACCACCGGCATGGGCACCCTGCGCCAGGCGGAAATATACAATCGAGGCGACGATTCGGTCAGCTGCAAGGACCTGCGGGTGCGCATCAAGCTTTATCCCGCGGACGAGCGGGTGGCCTCGATCTCCAGCCGGGTGTTGAAGCCCGGAAAGGCCACGGCCATCCTGGGCCGGGGCGTGGATTTCGCGGAAATAACCGACATCTTCAACCCGGAGGCCTGCAACGCGCTGTTCGACGAGATATCCGCCGCTCCGGGACGGGGAGGGCTCTACGGGCGCATCATGATGCCCGGGCGCATCGTGAACATCCCCTGGGAACAGGAGGACATGCGGTGGATTCCGGAATTCCAGTGGCGCCTGGTGTACGAGTGCGCGCGCGGCAACGTGCCGGAATCGGTCCTGGCCGACGAGGAAATCCCCAAGCGTTTCAGGTCGTTCCTGCAGGACCTCAAGTACGTCGGCGGCGACCAGAGCCTCTCCAAGGTGTTCGTGTGCGATTCGCTGCCCCCGGTGGACGCCCTGCGGGTGCTCAAGAGAAACGGCGTGGGCGTGGTGCTCATAAAAAGCATCAACATGCGCGACGCGGACAACGGCGGCAAGCCGGAGTACTACGTCGACCAGTCCTCCTATGAGGAAATCACCCGCCTGTGGCGCGAGGGCATGCGCTTCTACATGGTTTTCGAATCGAACGGGCACTGCCATGTCCGGGAATTCAAGAACGGCTTCTGGGTCACGTCTGAAGGCAAGGAGCGCATTTCCAGGCTGCACACCACGGTGGCCTTCTTCGGTTCCGTGGTGGACGAATTAAAGCCCATCCTGCTTCCGCAGTTGGAGGAGTTTTTCGCCGCCCTGGCCGGGGACGAACGCCTTGGGCAGGGGCTGGCCGTGGCGCACGGCAGCGGCCCGGGCGTCATGAAGGCCGTGGACGACGCGGCCGCCCGGTACGGAATCTACCGCATCGGCGTGGGCATAGACGGCGAGAAGATCGGCCAGGAAACGAACTTCTCCCCCGAGGCCGTGGTGCAGTTCGTGAACATCGCCTTAAACACCCGCCAAGACATCCTGGACCGACGCTCGCTGTTCAAGGTGTTCAACATCGGCGGCTACGGCACCTGCTACGAAATCAACATGGCGCTCACCTTCATGAAGATCGGGCACTGCCTGCCCGCCCCCTACGTGTTCGTGGACCCCATGGGCCTGGGCGGCGACGGAGGCCACCTCTGGCGCAAGGCCATCGAGCAGTTCCAGGAGCTTTCCTCGGCCCATAGCGCGGGCCAGGCCGAGATTCCCCCGCTCGGGCCCATGTGGGTGGTGAACTGCTGCCATCTGGTGAAGTCCTACCCTGAGGCCCTGGCCGTCATTAAGTCGTTTTTGGACGACCCGGCGGCGTACTGGAAAACGGCGGGGATAGAGCTCGCAAAGGTGGAAGCGGCCAGGGACAATCTGGCCAGGGCCGGACTGGTGATCCCGCCCTATATCGACCGGGCCCTGGAATTGGCTGGAATACAAGGATAA
- the ispD gene encoding 2-C-methyl-D-erythritol 4-phosphate cytidylyltransferase — protein MIVWTILLAAGSGTRMKEAGLSTRKQFLDAGGEPVFWKSAMAFSRTANVAGMVFALPPDELESMTALIEDLDSRSPLGLEWIAVSGGERRQDSLENALAALPADCTHVLVHDAARCFVTPDVIVRVIDALRAGAKAVIPAIAVTDTIKEVSEGVVTSTPDRQRLMAVQTPQGVELSVLRQGFEHARTHNLTVTDDASLAEALGLPVRVVAGSEQNVKITTPEDLRLLGGQSVPVAIPRVGFGYDVHRYVTKDTPASTPGRPMVLGCAPIPGAPEVIAHSDGDVLLHALTDALLGCLCQGDIGQHFPDTDQRFAGVASSVLVSEILARFGPAGLTLVHVDLTIVAQIPKIGPHREHIRRNVAGLLGLPQERVNVKATTEEKLGFTGEKRGIKAYATATAVSFSSSLSG, from the coding sequence ATGATTGTCTGGACTATTCTCCTGGCCGCTGGAAGCGGCACCCGAATGAAAGAGGCCGGGCTCTCCACCAGGAAGCAATTTCTGGACGCCGGAGGCGAGCCGGTCTTCTGGAAATCCGCAATGGCTTTTTCGCGTACCGCGAATGTTGCGGGCATGGTGTTCGCCCTGCCTCCTGACGAACTCGAATCCATGACCGCTCTGATTGAGGACCTGGACAGCCGCTCCCCCCTGGGGCTTGAATGGATCGCCGTATCAGGGGGAGAACGCCGCCAGGACTCGCTCGAGAACGCCCTGGCCGCGCTCCCGGCGGACTGCACCCACGTTCTGGTGCACGACGCTGCCCGGTGCTTCGTCACGCCAGACGTCATCGTCAGGGTGATCGATGCCCTGCGCGCCGGGGCCAAGGCGGTCATTCCGGCCATTGCGGTAACGGACACCATAAAGGAAGTCTCCGAAGGCGTGGTCACCTCCACACCTGACAGACAGAGGCTCATGGCCGTGCAGACCCCCCAAGGCGTCGAGCTCTCCGTTCTGCGCCAAGGGTTCGAGCACGCCAGAACACACAACCTTACCGTAACCGACGACGCCTCCCTGGCCGAGGCCCTGGGCCTGCCCGTCCGGGTGGTGGCCGGTTCGGAGCAGAACGTGAAGATCACCACACCCGAGGACCTGCGGCTTTTGGGCGGCCAGTCCGTCCCTGTGGCCATTCCCCGAGTGGGCTTCGGCTACGACGTCCACCGCTACGTCACCAAGGACACCCCGGCGAGCACGCCCGGACGTCCCATGGTTCTTGGCTGCGCCCCAATACCCGGCGCGCCCGAGGTCATCGCCCATTCGGACGGGGACGTTCTCCTGCACGCCCTGACGGACGCCCTGCTCGGTTGCCTCTGCCAGGGCGACATCGGCCAGCATTTCCCGGACACGGACCAGCGTTTCGCGGGCGTGGCCAGTTCCGTTCTGGTGAGCGAGATTCTGGCAAGGTTCGGCCCGGCCGGGCTCACCCTGGTGCATGTGGATCTTACCATCGTGGCCCAGATACCCAAGATCGGCCCCCACCGCGAGCACATCCGCCGCAATGTGGCCGGGCTCCTGGGACTTCCCCAGGAAAGGGTGAACGTGAAGGCAACTACCGAGGAAAAGCTTGGATTCACTGGAGAAAAGCGTGGCATCAAGGCCTATGCGACCGCCACGGCCGTGAGTTTTTCATCCTCCCTGTCCGGTTGA
- the cysC gene encoding adenylyl-sulfate kinase translates to MCRRAAGARPQGVFRRDSVSFTVWFTGLSGSGKTTVSRLVEQALCSRDVPVVRLDGDEIRSSHDWKLGFSREDRLEQTRRLGELALMHNMSGRVCLVAAISPYREAREKVRERIGNFVEVYCSAGLATLVAKDVKGLYSRALAGQLEDFTGISAPYEAPPEPEAVVRAYEEKPEESLRIVMGALSEHLKCAAEARTLTAVQD, encoded by the coding sequence ATGTGTCGCCGCGCGGCAGGTGCCCGCCCCCAGGGAGTATTTCGGAGAGATTCTGTGAGCTTCACGGTTTGGTTCACCGGGCTGTCGGGATCGGGTAAAACCACGGTGTCCCGCCTGGTGGAACAGGCGCTTTGCTCCCGGGACGTCCCGGTGGTGAGGCTGGACGGCGACGAAATTCGCTCCAGCCACGACTGGAAGCTGGGTTTTTCGCGTGAGGATCGCCTGGAACAGACCAGGCGGCTTGGCGAACTCGCCCTGATGCACAACATGAGCGGGAGGGTGTGCCTTGTGGCGGCCATTTCGCCGTACAGGGAGGCCCGGGAGAAGGTGAGAGAGCGGATCGGCAATTTCGTCGAAGTGTACTGCTCGGCCGGATTGGCCACCCTTGTGGCCAAGGACGTCAAGGGGCTCTACAGCCGGGCGCTTGCCGGCCAATTGGAGGACTTCACGGGAATCAGCGCACCGTATGAAGCCCCGCCTGAGCCGGAGGCCGTGGTGCGCGCCTATGAGGAAAAGCCGGAAGAGAGTCTTAGAATTGTAATGGGTGCCCTGTCCGAGCACCTCAAGTGCGCGGCCGAGGCACGCACCCTTACGGCCGTTCAGGATTGA